Proteins encoded in a region of the Agromyces protaetiae genome:
- a CDS encoding ABC transporter permease — translation MTGRRPRERGRAPRTESARTESARPAASIPALFWIPAIAGIALLVLPLAGLIARVDWATLPADLTSPEALAALRLSLLTASAATAVCLAIGVPLALVLARASARLAGVLRALVTVPLVLPPMVGGIALLSLFGRTGLLGGTLEAWGIRLPFTTAAVVIAQCFVALPFLVLAVEGALRATGTAEERVAATLGAGPMTVFFRITLPLAVPGLVAGTVLCFARAMGEFGATALFAGNAAGTTRTMPLAIYTAFNGAGVSQGEAVALSLMLLAAALAILVLLRGWRPGASR, via the coding sequence ATGACCGGCCGGCGGCCGCGCGAGCGGGGCCGCGCGCCGCGGACCGAGAGCGCCCGGACCGAGAGCGCCCGGCCCGCGGCCTCGATCCCCGCACTGTTCTGGATTCCCGCGATCGCCGGGATCGCCCTGCTCGTGCTGCCGCTTGCCGGGCTCATCGCCCGCGTCGATTGGGCGACGTTGCCCGCCGACCTCACGTCGCCGGAAGCGCTCGCCGCGCTGCGCCTCTCCCTCCTCACGGCCTCCGCCGCGACCGCGGTGTGCCTCGCCATCGGCGTGCCGCTCGCGCTCGTGCTGGCCCGCGCGTCCGCACGACTCGCGGGCGTACTGCGCGCGCTCGTGACCGTCCCGCTCGTGCTGCCGCCCATGGTCGGCGGCATCGCACTACTGTCCCTGTTCGGCCGAACGGGCCTGCTCGGCGGAACGCTCGAGGCCTGGGGCATCCGTCTGCCGTTCACGACCGCCGCCGTCGTGATCGCGCAGTGCTTCGTCGCGCTGCCGTTCCTGGTCCTCGCGGTGGAGGGCGCGCTTCGCGCGACGGGCACCGCCGAGGAGCGCGTCGCCGCGACCCTCGGCGCGGGCCCGATGACGGTGTTCTTCCGCATCACGCTGCCCCTCGCCGTACCCGGACTCGTCGCCGGCACCGTGCTCTGTTTCGCGCGGGCGATGGGCGAGTTCGGCGCGACGGCGCTCTTCGCGGGCAATGCCGCCGGTACGACGCGCACCATGCCGCTCGCGATCTACACCGCCTTCAACGGGGCCGGCGTGAGCCAGGGTGAGGCCGTCGCGCTGTCGCTCATGCTGCTCGCCGCTGCGCTCGCGATCCTCGTGCTGCTCCGCGGCTGGCGACCGGGGGCGAGCCGGTGA
- the modA gene encoding molybdate ABC transporter substrate-binding protein → MRLRGGSGRAVSLAGLAALAALALTACVPGGGNGGQNDADVSSNAAPTTTLTVYAAASLTDAFEELATRFEAVYPSIDVAPIVADASSVLATQIVEGAPADVFATADEVTMAAVADEGLLAASPQIFAQNAAVLAVPAGNPAGIADLAAVASPGVRFIVCAPEVPCGRAADDLLTAAGVDVTPVSEEQNVTAVLTKLQLGEADAGVVYRSDLVRADGTVEEIDTSSVPAVVNRYPIAPVGTAADPEAADAFVRFVLGAEGQAVLAEFGFSGP, encoded by the coding sequence ATGCGCCTCCGCGGCGGTTCAGGCCGCGCGGTCAGCCTCGCGGGCCTCGCCGCGCTCGCGGCGCTCGCGCTCACGGCGTGCGTTCCGGGCGGCGGCAACGGCGGCCAGAACGACGCGGATGTCTCGTCGAATGCCGCGCCCACCACCACGCTCACCGTGTACGCCGCGGCCTCGCTCACGGACGCGTTCGAGGAGCTCGCGACCCGGTTCGAAGCGGTGTATCCGTCGATCGACGTCGCACCGATCGTGGCCGATGCGTCGAGCGTGCTCGCGACCCAGATCGTCGAGGGCGCGCCAGCCGACGTGTTCGCGACCGCCGATGAGGTCACCATGGCGGCCGTCGCCGACGAGGGACTCCTCGCGGCGTCGCCGCAGATCTTCGCCCAGAACGCCGCGGTGCTCGCGGTCCCGGCGGGGAATCCCGCAGGCATCGCCGATCTCGCGGCGGTCGCCTCACCCGGCGTGCGCTTCATCGTGTGCGCTCCCGAGGTGCCCTGCGGGCGCGCGGCCGACGACCTGCTGACCGCCGCTGGCGTCGACGTCACCCCGGTGAGCGAGGAGCAGAACGTGACCGCCGTGCTCACGAAGCTGCAGCTGGGCGAGGCCGACGCGGGCGTGGTCTACCGCAGCGATCTCGTGCGCGCCGACGGCACCGTCGAAGAGATCGACACGTCGTCTGTGCCCGCGGTCGTCAACCGGTACCCGATCGCCCCGGTCGGCACCGCGGCCGACCCCGAGGCCGCCGACGCCTTCGTCAGGTTCGTGCTCGGCGCGGAGGGCCAGGCGGTGCTGGCCGAGTTCGGGTTCTCGGGGCCATGA
- a CDS encoding TOBE domain-containing protein, producing MPQYRISEIARLLGVSDDTVRRWIDGGSLAATHDESGRLVVDGADAARRSVELADAAEDPSSVARSARNRFVGLVTRVQRDGIMAQVDIQAGPHRVVSLMSAEAVDDLALEVGSLAVAVVKATTVIVETPGARA from the coding sequence ATGCCGCAGTATCGGATCTCAGAGATCGCGCGCCTCCTCGGCGTGAGCGACGACACCGTGCGTCGCTGGATCGACGGCGGATCGCTGGCCGCCACACACGACGAGAGCGGTCGGCTCGTCGTCGACGGCGCGGACGCCGCCCGGCGCTCCGTCGAGCTCGCCGACGCCGCCGAGGACCCCTCGAGCGTCGCTCGCAGCGCGCGCAATCGCTTCGTCGGGCTCGTCACGCGCGTGCAGCGCGACGGCATCATGGCGCAGGTCGACATCCAGGCCGGCCCGCACCGCGTGGTCTCGCTCATGTCGGCTGAGGCTGTCGACGACCTCGCGCTCGAGGTCGGTTCGCTCGCCGTCGCCGTCGTGAAGGCCACCACGGTGATCGTCGAAACCCCCGGGGCACGCGCATGA
- a CDS encoding ThiF family adenylyltransferase has translation MSLPPLVTPAAALPETERGRTDRQRRLPEIGDLGQRRLAAARVVVLGAGGLGAPALTYLAAAGVGTIGIVDDDVVELSNLHRQPVHGTADLGRPKVDSAAEALAALAPDAVVRRHPVRLAPDNAAEILAGYDLVVDGTDTFETRYLVDDVCAELGLPLVWATVLRFDAQLSVFWATPPVGEGVRLRTLFPTPPAQGEVPSCAEAGVLGALCGQVGAMMAQEAVKLITGIGEPLLGRVLVIDALRARQREIPLRADAPAASDASRATDASDATDASDWSDASDWPDASAAADPRATPDRPGSDRMRRPLRHFGSAAPSQLAQPRRTGATATHEPGTEQDADEPGDLAGHADTDDHTTAPRHFGSPAPSQLAQPRRTGATATHEPGTEQDADEPGANADPAAAISWIDVVTLRERLRRRQAGTDRFTLVDVREPDEYGAGAIPGSVLLPLGEVLRDPAGVRAELAAAGAADADTDADAAIVVHCQTDRRSERAALALARIGEPVTVVRGGYLAWSDLEPVAADPAGISEAEPS, from the coding sequence ATGAGTCTTCCGCCCCTCGTGACGCCCGCCGCGGCGCTGCCCGAGACCGAGCGCGGGCGCACCGACCGGCAGCGACGCCTGCCCGAGATCGGCGACCTCGGCCAGCGCCGCCTCGCGGCCGCACGCGTCGTCGTCCTGGGCGCCGGAGGCTTGGGTGCCCCGGCCCTCACCTATCTCGCCGCGGCCGGCGTCGGCACCATCGGCATCGTCGACGACGACGTGGTCGAGCTGTCCAACCTGCATCGGCAGCCCGTGCACGGGACCGCCGACCTCGGCCGGCCGAAGGTCGACAGTGCCGCCGAGGCCCTCGCCGCGCTCGCGCCGGACGCGGTCGTGCGTCGCCACCCGGTGCGCCTCGCCCCGGACAACGCCGCCGAGATCCTCGCCGGCTACGACCTCGTCGTCGACGGCACCGACACGTTCGAGACCCGCTATCTCGTCGACGACGTATGTGCCGAACTCGGGCTGCCGCTCGTCTGGGCAACGGTGCTGCGGTTCGACGCGCAGCTCTCGGTCTTCTGGGCGACGCCGCCGGTCGGCGAAGGGGTGCGCCTGCGCACGCTGTTCCCGACGCCGCCAGCGCAGGGCGAGGTGCCCTCGTGCGCCGAGGCCGGTGTGCTCGGCGCGCTCTGCGGACAGGTCGGCGCGATGATGGCGCAGGAGGCGGTGAAGCTCATCACGGGCATCGGCGAGCCGCTGCTCGGCCGTGTCCTCGTGATCGACGCGCTCCGCGCGCGCCAGCGCGAGATCCCGCTGCGCGCCGACGCGCCTGCTGCGTCGGATGCCTCGCGCGCAACGGATGCCTCGGACGCGACGGATGCCTCGGACTGGTCGGATGCCTCGGACTGGCCGGATGCCTCGGCAGCGGCCGACCCGCGTGCGACGCCCGACCGTCCTGGGTCGGACCGCATGCGCCGCCCGCTGCGCCACTTCGGCAGCGCTGCGCCATCTCAGCTGGCGCAACCCCGCAGAACTGGCGCAACGGCGACGCACGAGCCTGGCACCGAGCAGGACGCGGACGAGCCGGGCGACCTCGCCGGCCACGCAGACACCGACGACCATACGACGGCTCCGCGCCACTTCGGCAGCCCTGCGCCATCACAGCTGGCACAACCCCGCAGAACTGGCGCAACGGCGACGCACGAGCCTGGCACCGAGCAGGACGCGGACGAGCCGGGCGCGAACGCTGATCCCGCCGCGGCGATCTCGTGGATCGACGTCGTGACGCTGCGGGAGCGGCTCCGCCGCCGGCAAGCCGGGACCGACCGGTTCACGCTGGTCGACGTGCGTGAGCCGGACGAATACGGGGCCGGCGCGATCCCGGGTTCGGTGCTGCTCCCGCTCGGCGAGGTGCTGCGCGACCCGGCCGGCGTCCGCGCCGAACTCGCGGCAGCGGGCGCGGCCGACGCCGACACCGACGCCGACGCCGCGATCGTCGTGCACTGCCAGACCGACCGCCGGTCGGAGCGTGCCGCCCTCGCCCTCGCCCGTATCGGCGAGCCGGTCACCGTGGTCCGGGGCGGCTACCTCGCCTGGTCCGACCTGGAGCCCGTCGCCGCGGATCCCGCGGGCATCAGCGAAGCGGAACCCTCATGA
- a CDS encoding molybdopterin molybdotransferase MoeA, whose protein sequence is MTSAPIEVEAHLAEVLAAVRPLAPVRVPLANALGRVLAADVVADTRVPAVDNSSMDGYAVRRADVAEASAHAPADLLVVAEVAAGSPLDPTLAPGQAARIMTGAPVPSDADAVVPVEDTAEYRSGDGWVTSGARVRVTTAPAAGAFVRRAGSDLTPGSIVLAAGARLTPYRVGAAAAAGVGAVDVFPAPRVAVIATGDELVEPGVPTRRGQLADSNSALLRGVVSDAGGELVAAIRVGDDPAEFLTALDELTSPAGPPGPPGTTGATAAAAAPDVIICTGGVSVGAHDVVKAALAPGGRVAFRRVSMQPGKPQAFGRLESGALCFGLPGNPVSVAVSFEVFVRPALQAMQGLEPAGPPRTEAIAATGWRTPPGRRQYMPIVFDGDGRIRPATAGGSGSHLAGGLARAEGFAIVPADTDEVRAGESLPVMLVAS, encoded by the coding sequence ATGACCAGCGCACCGATCGAGGTCGAAGCCCACCTCGCCGAGGTCCTCGCCGCGGTGCGGCCGCTCGCGCCGGTGCGCGTTCCGCTGGCGAACGCGCTCGGCCGCGTGCTCGCGGCCGATGTCGTCGCCGACACACGGGTCCCCGCGGTCGACAACTCCTCGATGGACGGCTACGCCGTCCGCCGGGCCGACGTCGCCGAAGCGTCCGCACACGCCCCGGCCGACCTCCTCGTCGTCGCCGAGGTCGCGGCCGGCAGCCCGCTGGATCCGACGCTCGCGCCAGGGCAGGCGGCTCGCATCATGACGGGCGCGCCGGTCCCGAGCGATGCCGACGCGGTCGTGCCCGTCGAAGACACCGCCGAATACCGGTCGGGCGACGGGTGGGTCACGTCGGGCGCACGAGTCCGCGTGACGACGGCTCCCGCGGCCGGCGCCTTCGTACGGCGGGCCGGCAGCGATCTCACGCCGGGCTCGATCGTGCTCGCCGCGGGCGCCCGGCTCACGCCGTACCGTGTCGGTGCGGCCGCCGCCGCGGGCGTCGGCGCGGTCGACGTCTTCCCGGCACCGCGCGTCGCGGTGATCGCGACCGGCGACGAACTGGTCGAACCGGGCGTGCCGACCCGTCGCGGCCAGCTCGCCGACTCGAACTCGGCTCTGCTGCGCGGCGTCGTGTCGGACGCAGGCGGTGAGCTCGTCGCGGCCATCCGCGTCGGCGACGACCCGGCCGAGTTCCTCACCGCACTCGACGAGCTCACGAGCCCGGCCGGCCCGCCCGGCCCGCCCGGCACGACGGGCGCGACGGCCGCCGCAGCCGCCCCCGACGTCATCATCTGCACCGGCGGGGTGAGCGTCGGTGCGCATGACGTGGTGAAGGCCGCGCTCGCGCCGGGCGGTCGCGTCGCGTTCCGCCGGGTGAGCATGCAACCAGGCAAGCCGCAGGCCTTCGGCCGCCTCGAGTCCGGCGCCCTCTGCTTCGGGCTCCCGGGCAACCCGGTGAGCGTCGCGGTGTCGTTCGAGGTGTTCGTCCGCCCTGCGTTGCAGGCGATGCAGGGCCTCGAGCCTGCCGGCCCGCCGCGCACGGAGGCGATCGCCGCCACGGGCTGGCGCACGCCCCCTGGCCGGCGCCAGTACATGCCCATCGTCTTCGACGGCGACGGCCGCATCCGGCCCGCGACCGCCGGCGGGTCGGGTTCGCACCTCGCGGGCGGGCTCGCGCGCGCCGAGGGATTCGCGATCGTGCCGGCGGATACCGACGAGGTTCGCGCCGGCGAGTCGCTCCCTGTCATGCTGGTCGCATCATGA
- the moaC gene encoding cyclic pyranopterin monophosphate synthase MoaC, protein MSEQAHPFTHLDARGHARMVDVTAKTPTVRTATAEGLVRCPAAVVAALRDGTVPKGDVLAVARIAGIQAAKRCAELLPLAHVIGVHAASVDLEVTDEGVRIGATVGTADRTGVEMEAFTAVSVAALAVVDMVKGIDKDVSIEGVRLVSKSGGKSGDWVRG, encoded by the coding sequence ATGAGCGAGCAGGCGCACCCCTTCACCCATCTGGATGCGCGGGGCCACGCCCGCATGGTCGACGTCACGGCGAAGACGCCGACGGTGCGCACCGCGACCGCCGAGGGGCTCGTGCGCTGCCCGGCCGCGGTCGTCGCCGCGCTGCGCGACGGAACGGTGCCGAAGGGCGATGTGCTCGCGGTCGCCCGTATCGCGGGCATCCAGGCGGCGAAGCGCTGCGCCGAGCTGTTGCCGCTCGCGCACGTGATCGGCGTGCACGCGGCATCCGTCGACCTCGAGGTGACCGACGAGGGCGTCCGCATCGGCGCGACGGTCGGCACCGCCGACCGCACGGGCGTCGAGATGGAGGCGTTCACGGCCGTGAGCGTCGCGGCCCTCGCGGTCGTCGACATGGTCAAGGGCATCGACAAGGATGTCTCGATCGAGGGCGTGCGGCTGGTCTCGAAATCCGGCGGGAAGTCGGGCGATTGGGTTCGGGGGTGA
- a CDS encoding MoaD/ThiS family protein — protein sequence MSGVVTVRYFAGAAEAAGREEELIEASDLGSLRDAITRRHGDALARVLGRCSLLVDGRRADAPGTPLPAGATIDVLPPFAGG from the coding sequence GTGAGCGGCGTGGTCACGGTTCGGTACTTCGCGGGCGCGGCCGAGGCCGCCGGCCGTGAAGAGGAGCTCATCGAGGCATCCGATCTCGGAAGCCTGCGTGACGCGATCACGAGGCGGCACGGCGACGCGCTCGCGCGCGTGCTCGGCCGATGCAGCCTGCTCGTCGACGGACGGCGGGCGGATGCCCCGGGCACGCCGCTGCCCGCGGGCGCGACCATCGACGTGCTGCCCCCGTTCGCGGGCGGCTGA
- the moaA gene encoding GTP 3',8-cyclase MoaA has protein sequence MLRSSPSLDSASKRVPHRGALVDRFGRVHRDLRISLTDRCSLRCTYCMPAEGVPWLAKGNILTTDELERVARVAASLGITEVRLTGGEPLLRPDVVDVVRRMARIEGEQGPLEVSMTTNALRLPQLAGELAAAGLARVNISIDTLRPERFAELTRRDRLDDVLDGIDAARTAGFDPIKLNAVPMRGVNDDELVDLLRFAVARGAELRFIEQMPLDAGHVWSRVEMVRGEEILKRLSAAFRLTPIGERGAAPAERFLVDDGPATVGVIASVTAPFCGACDRVRLTADGQLRNCLFAREESDLLALLRGDADDDAIAELMRRCITGKRAGHGIDDEGFLQPDRPMSAIGG, from the coding sequence ATCCTCCGCTCCAGTCCGAGCTTGGACTCCGCCTCCAAGCGGGTCCCGCACCGCGGGGCACTCGTGGACCGGTTCGGCCGGGTGCACCGTGACCTGCGCATCTCGCTGACCGACCGATGCTCGCTGCGCTGCACCTACTGTATGCCCGCCGAGGGCGTGCCCTGGCTCGCGAAGGGCAACATCCTCACCACCGACGAGCTCGAACGCGTCGCGCGGGTGGCCGCGTCGCTCGGCATCACCGAGGTGCGGCTGACCGGCGGCGAGCCGCTGCTGCGACCGGACGTCGTCGACGTCGTGCGGCGCATGGCCCGCATCGAGGGCGAGCAGGGGCCGCTCGAGGTGTCGATGACGACGAACGCGCTCCGCCTGCCGCAGCTCGCGGGCGAGCTCGCGGCGGCGGGGCTCGCGCGCGTGAACATCAGCATCGACACGCTCCGGCCCGAGCGGTTCGCCGAGCTCACCCGCCGCGACCGGCTCGACGATGTGCTCGACGGCATCGACGCGGCGCGCACGGCCGGGTTCGACCCGATCAAGCTCAACGCCGTGCCGATGCGCGGCGTGAACGACGACGAGCTCGTCGACCTGCTGCGGTTCGCGGTCGCGCGCGGTGCCGAACTGCGGTTCATCGAGCAGATGCCGCTCGACGCGGGTCACGTGTGGTCGCGCGTCGAGATGGTGCGCGGCGAGGAGATCCTCAAGCGGCTGTCCGCGGCGTTCCGGCTCACGCCGATCGGCGAGCGCGGTGCCGCGCCGGCCGAGCGGTTCCTCGTCGACGACGGACCCGCGACCGTCGGCGTGATCGCATCGGTCACGGCGCCGTTCTGCGGCGCGTGCGACCGGGTGCGCCTGACGGCCGACGGCCAGCTGCGCAACTGCCTGTTCGCGCGCGAGGAGTCCGACCTGCTCGCGCTGCTGCGCGGCGACGCCGACGACGACGCGATCGCCGAGCTCATGCGACGCTGCATCACCGGCAAGCGCGCCGGGCACGGCATCGACGACGAGGGCTTCCTGCAGCCCGACCGCCCGATGAGCGCCATCGGCGGCTGA
- a CDS encoding molybdenum cofactor biosynthesis protein MoaE has product MTVPDAPVSSAVSAEPLDLASHLAAVSDPHAGAIANFVGVVRDHDPAAGGRVILLEYQAHPDAGRILEELATRFATDGARVAVSHRVGRLGVGDLALVCAVSTAHRADAFDRCRALVEAIKAELPIWKRQHTADGDATWVGLS; this is encoded by the coding sequence ATGACCGTTCCCGACGCCCCGGTCAGCAGCGCGGTCTCCGCGGAGCCGCTCGACCTCGCCTCCCATCTCGCGGCGGTCTCGGATCCGCACGCGGGGGCGATCGCGAACTTCGTCGGCGTCGTGCGCGATCACGACCCCGCGGCCGGAGGTCGGGTCATCCTGCTCGAGTACCAGGCGCATCCCGATGCCGGCCGCATCCTCGAGGAGCTCGCCACGCGTTTCGCGACCGACGGCGCGCGCGTCGCCGTGAGCCACCGCGTCGGCCGGCTCGGCGTCGGCGACCTCGCACTCGTCTGCGCGGTGTCCACCGCGCACCGCGCCGATGCGTTCGACCGCTGCCGCGCCCTCGTCGAGGCGATCAAGGCAGAGCTGCCGATCTGGAAACGTCAGCACACCGCCGACGGCGACGCGACCTGGGTCGGGCTCTCGTGA